The region TTGGATAGGTAGTTTAAGTAACCTAGAATTTTTAGCGTTACATAGCAATAAGTTTACAGGAAAAATTCCAGAAGAAATTTCAAACTTAAAAAACTTAAAAAAATTAGAATTAGGTAGTAACTTTTTAGAAGGCAACATACCTTATTCAATAAAAAAATTAAAAAACTTACAGATTTTAAGTCTTATAGACAATCAATTAGATGGTGAAATTCCTGAGAGTTTAGTAGAATTAACTAATCTTGAAGAGTTAGTATTGTCAAGTAATAACTTATCTGGTTCTTTACCATTTGAGTTATCGCAATTATCTAAATTAACACTGTTAATGGTAAGTGATAATCAACTTAATAACGAGTATGTTACTGTAGTTGATGATGCACCTACAAAAGTAACTTTGTTTTTAGAAGACGAAGAAATGGCAAGCAAAAACTAAAGTTTTATTAAAAATAGATATAAAATAGTCAACCTTTGGTTGGCTATTTTTATTTTTGGTAAAAAGTAAAATATGTTCGAACATTATTTTCAGTGTCCTTACTGTTGGGAAACCATTTCTATGTTACTAGATCCTAGCATATCAAAACAAACCTATGTAGAGGATTGTGAAGTGTGTTGTAATCCAATACAAATCACACCACAATTTGAAGACACAGAACTTATTGGTTTTGATGCGATTAATATCGAACAATAAAAATTTTAAAATTATGCTTGCAATATCTAAAAAGCATTGTATATTTGCAGTCCGAAATGTTTTGGTCGGCATTATGAACCGAAAGTTAAAAGTTAAGTAAAACATTTAAAATACAAATCGCGGGATAGAGCAGTAGGTAGCTCGTCGGGCTCATAACCCGAAGGTCACTGGTTCGAGTCCAGTTCCCGCTACTAAAAAAAGCTTCACTTTTTTGTGAAGCTTTTTTACTTATATACGTTTTTTGTCACTATCATTTTCTTTTTCTTCAATTTTAGGAATTATAGCGCGTTGCTGATTAAAAAACTGTTGTTGCATAGCTTCCATACGCTGTCTAATACTTTCTAAGTCTGGAAAATCTGTTGTCATTTTATTTGAAAAAAACGAGTCAGAAAAAAACAGATTCATTATAGAATCTTGATTTTTAAAGTTAGAAAATTCAGAAAATCCAAAATTAGAAAATTGTTGTTTCATCCTAGATTGCATAGCGCTAAATACACTATCCACTTCCATACTATCAAATTGTTTTAAATGACTAGAGCTAGAAGACCAACTGTAAATAGAGTCATATCTAATCACATTACCGTTTTCATCGACTTCTTTATTAACTTTCCAACTTACCTTGGGTTTAATAGTGTCCATAGACGTTTCAGTTTTTATAATATCCTCTTTAAGATTGTCAGTGTCTTGACCATTACAACTAGTAGCTAAAATTGCTACTAATGAAAATAAGATTAGTTTTTTCATTTTTATACAATTTTAAATTTCACTGAAAGTATATAAACAAAAAAAATGCAATGTGGAATTTGACTTACATTTTGTCAGATATTTTATTTTTGCAGCATGTTAGATAATTTTAATAACGAATTTTTTGGAATAGGCATCCAAAATGGAAAAACTCCAGAAAACCTAGGCGTATTGTGGAGATCGGCTCAAAATTTAGGTGCAAGTTTTATTTTTACCATAGGTAATCGATATGCTAAACAAGCTTGCGATACCCATAATGCTGTAAAAGCAATGCCATACTATCATTATAACAATTTTGAAGATTTTTACAACCATTTACCAAAAGGAACGCGATTAGTTGGTGTCGAGTTAACAGAGCAAGCAATTCCGTTAGAAACGTTTAATCATCCCAGAAGATGTGTATATTTATTAGGTGCAGAAGATCATGGATTGTCAAAAGCTGCAATCAAAAAATCACATTTTTTGGTTAAATTTAAGTCTCAATTAAGTTTAAATGTGTCTGTAGCTGGAAGTATTGTGATGTATGATAGAGGAATTAACAAACCAAGGTCGTAACTTTGTGTTGTATTAAATAAGTTAAAATGAAACATAAAGCAGGTTTTGTAAATATCATAGGTAACCCAAATGTTGGAAAGTCAACTTTAATGAATGCATTTGTAGGTGAAAAGCTATCTATAATCACTTCTAAAGCACAAACAACTAGACACAGAATTTTAGGTATAGTTAATGGTCAAGATTTTCAGGTTATTTTAAGTGATACTCCTGGAATTATAAAACCAGCGTATCAATTACAAGCCTCAATGATGGATTTTGTAAAATCCGCTTTTGACGATGCGGACGTTTTAATTTATATGGTTGAGATTGGCGAAAAAGAATTAAAAGACGAAGCCTTTTTTAAAAAAATAACCAACGCTAAAATACCTGTTTTACTGTTGCTAAATAAAATTGATAAATCCAATCAAGAACAGTTAGAAGAACAAGTACAATTGTGGGCTGAAAAAGTGCCAAATGCAGAGATTATTGCAATTTCCGCTTTAGAAGGCTTCAATGTAAAAGAAGTCTTTGATAAAATTATTGAACTACTTCCTGAATCTCCAGCTTACTACCCTAAAGATCAACTAACGGACAAGCCAGAACGATTTTTTATAAATGAAACCATTCGTGAAAAAATATTGATGCATTATAAAAAGGAAATCCCTTATGCTGTAGAGATTGATACTGAGGAGTTTTTTGAAGAAGAAAACATCATCCGAGTACGTTCTGTAATTATGGTAGAGCGCGAGACCCAAAAAGGAATTATTATAGGTCATAAAGGTGCTGCTTTAAAACGTGTTGGAGTTGAAGCTAGGAAGGATTTAGAAAAATTCTTTGGCAAGCAAATTCATTTAGAGCTATATGTAAAAGTTAATAAAAACTGGAGAAGTAACCAGCGACAATTAAAACGTTTTGGTTATAACCAATAGTGTTATTCATCTAATACTTCACTCATAAAGGTATACAAATCGGTCATTTCTTTTTGATTTGAAGATTTGCTTACACGTCCAGAAAAGTATAACACAAACCAAATAATAACCATCAATACCATGCCCCAAAGTTGTAATTGGTAGTCCTCCTTTAATGCATAGTTTGAGTAAGCCCAAATACAAAACGCAATAAATAATCCAGCAACCGCAAAGTGTAAAAACATAAATAAAGTCCAAACGGTTGGATTAGGACCAAACAAACCATAAAGTTGACTTTTATTTTGGTCTATTTCGTTTATTTCTAAATGTAATTGAGGTGACCAAAATTGTTGTTGTGCTTTTGGTAACTTGATAAACACATGGTCATCAACTCTTGAGACAATATATCGATTTTGATTGTGTTTTTTATGTTCAAAAGCTTCTAAAACAGAGGTGTGGCTTTTGTCTAATTCAATTTTAAATCGTGGACGTAGTACGATATCGTTTAGATTCTCATTCATAATAAACTCATAATGAATGTAAAATACTACTTTTTCTCAAACTAAACACTACCTTTGCACTCGCTTACAGGATATGTAATGCAGATAAAATTTTGAAATATGAGTAATATAGTAGCAATAGTAGGAAGACCAAACGTGGGTAAATCCACTTTTTTTAATAGACTAATCCAACGTCGTGAAGCCATAGTAGATGCGGTGAGTGGTGTGACTAGAGATAGGCATTACGGAAAAAGTGATTGGAACGGAAAAGAATTTTCGTTAATCGATACTGGTGGTTATGTAAGAGGAAGTGATGATATCTTTGAAGCAGAAATCGATAAGCAAGTAGAATTAGCTATTGATGAAGCAGACGCCATTATATTTATGGTAAATGTTGAAGATGGAGTAACAGGAATGGATGAAGATGTGGCTAGATTACTTCGTAAAGTGACAAAACCAGTATTTTTAGTCGTTAATAAAGTAGATAATGGTAAGCGTGCTGAAGATGCTGTAGAGTTTTATAGCTTAGGTTTAGGCGACTATTACACTATTGCAAGTATTAATGGAAGTGGAACTGGAGACTTACTAGATGCTTTGGTTGAAGCATTACCTGAAGTAGAAGAGGACGAAGAAGAAGAAGTACTACCGCGTTTTGCTGTAGTAGGTCGTCCAAATGCTGGAAAATCTTCATTTATTAATGCTCTAATAGGCGAAGATAGATACATTGTAACAGATATTGCTGGTACAACCAGAGACGCTATAGATACTAAATATAATAGGTTTGGATTTGAATTTAATTTAGTTGATACAGCAGGAATCCGCAAAAAATCTAAAGTAAAAGAAGATTTAGAATTTTATTCTGTAATGCGAAGCGTTAGAGCTATTGAGCATAGTGACGTGTGTTTATTAGTTGTTGATGCTAATAGAGGGTTTGATGGACAAGTACAGAATATTTTTTGGTTGGCAGAACGCAACAGAAAAGGTATAGTTATTTTGATAAATAAGTGGGATTTGGTAGAAAAAGATCATAAATCTACTAACGAATTTGAAAAACACATCCGCAAACAAATAGAACCTTTTACAGATGTACCAATTGTATTTATATCAGCTTTAACTAAGCAACGTATTTTTAAAGCTATTGAAACTGCTGTGGAAGTCTATAAAAATAGATCTAAGCGTATTAAAACAAGCGAACTTA is a window of Olleya sp. YS DNA encoding:
- a CDS encoding RNA methyltransferase — its product is MLDNFNNEFFGIGIQNGKTPENLGVLWRSAQNLGASFIFTIGNRYAKQACDTHNAVKAMPYYHYNNFEDFYNHLPKGTRLVGVELTEQAIPLETFNHPRRCVYLLGAEDHGLSKAAIKKSHFLVKFKSQLSLNVSVAGSIVMYDRGINKPRS
- the der gene encoding ribosome biogenesis GTPase Der, yielding MSNIVAIVGRPNVGKSTFFNRLIQRREAIVDAVSGVTRDRHYGKSDWNGKEFSLIDTGGYVRGSDDIFEAEIDKQVELAIDEADAIIFMVNVEDGVTGMDEDVARLLRKVTKPVFLVVNKVDNGKRAEDAVEFYSLGLGDYYTIASINGSGTGDLLDALVEALPEVEEDEEEEVLPRFAVVGRPNAGKSSFINALIGEDRYIVTDIAGTTRDAIDTKYNRFGFEFNLVDTAGIRKKSKVKEDLEFYSVMRSVRAIEHSDVCLLVVDANRGFDGQVQNIFWLAERNRKGIVILINKWDLVEKDHKSTNEFEKHIRKQIEPFTDVPIVFISALTKQRIFKAIETAVEVYKNRSKRIKTSELNETLLPIIDNYPPPAYKGKFVKIKYIMQLPTPQPQFAFFCNLPQYVRDPYKRYLENKLREIYDFKGVPVSVYMRKK
- a CDS encoding GTP-binding protein codes for the protein MNENLNDIVLRPRFKIELDKSHTSVLEAFEHKKHNQNRYIVSRVDDHVFIKLPKAQQQFWSPQLHLEINEIDQNKSQLYGLFGPNPTVWTLFMFLHFAVAGLFIAFCIWAYSNYALKEDYQLQLWGMVLMVIIWFVLYFSGRVSKSSNQKEMTDLYTFMSEVLDE
- a CDS encoding Two component regulator three Y domain protein; the encoded protein is MKTLKLTFAFLLVACFSFANVSNSEKQALIALYNQTNGAQWTNSWDLDASIDTWHGVTIIDSKVVSLNLSFNNLQGQIPAEIGQLSNLQVLNLSFNKLNGSLPESISKLQELYSLQLFLNRLEGPIPNWIGSLSNLEFLALHSNKFTGKIPEEISNLKNLKKLELGSNFLEGNIPYSIKKLKNLQILSLIDNQLDGEIPESLVELTNLEELVLSSNNLSGSLPFELSQLSKLTLLMVSDNQLNNEYVTVVDDAPTKVTLFLEDEEMASKN
- a CDS encoding CPXCG motif-containing cysteine-rich protein, which translates into the protein MFEHYFQCPYCWETISMLLDPSISKQTYVEDCEVCCNPIQITPQFEDTELIGFDAINIEQ
- the era gene encoding GTPase Era; protein product: MKHKAGFVNIIGNPNVGKSTLMNAFVGEKLSIITSKAQTTRHRILGIVNGQDFQVILSDTPGIIKPAYQLQASMMDFVKSAFDDADVLIYMVEIGEKELKDEAFFKKITNAKIPVLLLLNKIDKSNQEQLEEQVQLWAEKVPNAEIIAISALEGFNVKEVFDKIIELLPESPAYYPKDQLTDKPERFFINETIREKILMHYKKEIPYAVEIDTEEFFEEENIIRVRSVIMVERETQKGIIIGHKGAALKRVGVEARKDLEKFFGKQIHLELYVKVNKNWRSNQRQLKRFGYNQ